A window from Vibrio cortegadensis encodes these proteins:
- the hisH gene encoding imidazole glycerol phosphate synthase subunit HisH, whose amino-acid sequence MIAIVDYGLGNIRAFGNIYNRLNIPFVYASTTDALKSASGIILPGVGSFDYAMQKLDESGLRDTLDDLVLNKKVPIIGICVGMQMMAKRSDEGSADGLAWLDTTVKKFALKENYPLPHMGWNQLSLLDNPIFKDLEENPEFYFLHSYHFGSDYKHVIATAEYVNSIGCIINKGNIFGIQCHPEKSHQAGITILKNFAEVANA is encoded by the coding sequence TTGATAGCAATCGTTGATTATGGTTTAGGTAATATTCGAGCGTTCGGCAATATTTATAATAGACTCAATATCCCTTTTGTCTATGCGTCAACAACTGATGCCTTAAAAAGTGCTTCAGGGATTATTTTACCTGGTGTTGGGTCTTTTGATTATGCTATGCAAAAGCTTGATGAATCAGGGCTTCGAGATACTCTAGATGACCTCGTTCTGAACAAGAAAGTTCCGATTATTGGCATTTGTGTCGGAATGCAAATGATGGCGAAGAGAAGTGATGAGGGTAGTGCCGATGGTCTTGCTTGGCTCGATACTACGGTCAAAAAATTTGCGCTGAAGGAAAATTATCCCCTACCGCACATGGGGTGGAATCAATTATCTTTACTTGACAATCCGATATTTAAAGACTTAGAAGAAAACCCTGAATTCTATTTTTTACACTCTTATCATTTTGGCTCTGACTATAAGCATGTGATCGCTACTGCAGAGTATGTTAATTCAATTGGGTGTATTATAAATAAAGGTAATATTTTTGGCATCCAATGCCATCCGGAAAAAAGCCACCAAGCAGGGATTACAATCCTAAAAAACTTTGCCGAGGTAGCAAATGCTTAA
- a CDS encoding AglZ/HisF2 family acetamidino modification protein: MLKSRIIPVLLIRDKGLVKTTKFSDDKYVGDPLNAVRIFNEKEVDELTVFDIDATVNGTAPDLKVIEHLAAECRMPLCYGGGIKTLEQAQSILSLGVEKVALSSAAIETPQLISDIASQVGNQSVVVVLDVKKKLFGGYKAYTHNGTKPVKKDLFELLREFQALGAGEIIVNNIDLDGTQKGYDHQLICNLKSALNIPFTICGGASSYDDIGKVVRGHTPIGLAAGSLFVFKGKYRAVLISYPNKAEKELIYKM, encoded by the coding sequence ATGCTTAAATCTAGAATAATTCCTGTATTACTTATCCGAGACAAGGGGCTAGTGAAAACAACAAAATTTAGTGATGACAAATATGTTGGAGACCCACTTAATGCTGTTAGAATTTTCAACGAAAAAGAAGTGGATGAGTTAACAGTATTTGATATCGATGCAACAGTAAACGGTACAGCCCCAGATTTGAAAGTGATTGAGCATTTAGCCGCTGAATGTAGAATGCCACTTTGTTATGGTGGTGGTATCAAGACACTTGAGCAGGCACAGTCTATTTTATCTCTAGGTGTAGAAAAGGTAGCACTTAGTTCTGCTGCAATTGAAACCCCTCAATTAATTTCTGATATTGCTTCTCAAGTAGGTAATCAAAGTGTCGTGGTTGTTTTGGATGTTAAAAAGAAATTATTTGGTGGTTATAAAGCTTACACACATAATGGAACTAAGCCAGTTAAAAAGGACTTATTTGAGTTACTAAGAGAGTTTCAAGCTTTGGGGGCTGGCGAGATCATTGTCAATAACATTGATTTAGATGGCACACAAAAAGGCTATGACCATCAACTAATATGTAATTTAAAATCTGCATTAAATATTCCTTTTACGATTTGTGGTGGTGCGAGTTCTTATGATGATATTGGTAAGGTAGTGCGAGGTCACACTCCAATTGGCTTAGCGGCGGGAAGCCTTTTTGTATTTAAGGGTAAGTATCGAGCAGTGTTGATTAGCTACCCAAATAAAGCTGAAAAAGAATTAATATATAAAATGTGA
- a CDS encoding heparinase II/III family protein, with protein sequence MNKILKLYHTLKYLKPIQFSNRISRRFMKVKFTKPEVTLNNVSTTGWQPFSVLNSCYEGNGQFKFLNVVDTVSDWNDATKAKLWLYNLHYFDDLNQSEWEDRSEIHHSLVNTWIEQNPKMMGNGWEPYTISLRSVNWIKWFLSGNEPKEEWLASLSLQLQALEQQLEYHLLGNHLFANAKALLFSGCYFKGELADKWLKRGLGILNEEIPEQILADGGNFELTPMYHNTILADMLDLYQLSLVYPCKIPKTTSQYWRELIGKMLSWAEHMQHPDGDVSFFNDAAMGIAPKLADLQRYAEVLNVTVPAVNKAQVTVLKESGYVVVKDKVNKLIIDAAKVGPDYIPGHAHADTLSFELSIDGHRVLVNSGTSVYGLGEERFRQRRTETHNTVVVDGMDSSEVWSGFRVARRAYPSKPVITESDCDISVECSHDGYMRLPGKVTHTRQWKLTEGDLFISDNLTGTYNHAEAHYHLHPDVRVEEGNKSSQVRLHLPNGAKYTISAEGADIKVFETTWHPEFGLSVANKKLVLNFKKNEVNFVLKRA encoded by the coding sequence ATGAATAAAATCTTAAAGCTTTACCACACTCTCAAGTACTTAAAGCCCATCCAATTCAGTAACCGTATCTCACGACGGTTCATGAAGGTTAAATTTACAAAACCAGAAGTAACCTTAAACAACGTATCAACAACAGGTTGGCAACCATTTTCGGTATTAAACTCATGCTATGAAGGCAATGGTCAGTTTAAGTTTTTGAATGTTGTAGATACGGTTAGCGACTGGAATGATGCAACAAAAGCTAAACTTTGGCTTTATAATTTGCATTACTTCGATGATTTAAACCAGTCTGAGTGGGAAGACAGAAGTGAAATTCATCATAGTTTGGTTAACACTTGGATAGAACAAAATCCGAAGATGATGGGGAATGGGTGGGAGCCTTATACTATTTCACTCAGGTCGGTAAATTGGATTAAATGGTTCTTGTCTGGTAATGAACCAAAAGAAGAATGGCTGGCTAGCTTATCATTGCAGCTCCAAGCCTTAGAGCAGCAATTAGAATATCACTTACTTGGCAACCACTTATTTGCAAACGCAAAAGCTTTGTTGTTTTCTGGTTGTTATTTCAAGGGAGAATTAGCTGATAAATGGTTAAAGCGTGGCTTAGGTATTTTAAATGAAGAAATCCCAGAGCAAATTCTTGCTGATGGCGGTAATTTTGAATTAACGCCTATGTATCACAATACCATTCTTGCCGATATGCTTGATTTGTATCAGTTAAGCCTTGTCTACCCATGTAAGATTCCGAAAACTACCAGTCAATACTGGCGTGAACTCATTGGAAAAATGTTGTCATGGGCTGAACACATGCAACATCCCGATGGTGACGTATCCTTTTTTAATGACGCAGCTATGGGTATTGCTCCTAAACTGGCTGATTTGCAACGATATGCAGAAGTGCTCAATGTTACGGTTCCTGCCGTTAATAAAGCCCAAGTCACGGTACTAAAAGAAAGTGGTTATGTGGTTGTTAAAGACAAAGTTAACAAGCTAATTATTGACGCCGCAAAAGTCGGGCCTGATTACATTCCCGGCCACGCTCATGCCGATACACTCTCATTTGAATTGAGTATTGATGGCCACCGAGTATTGGTAAACAGTGGCACATCGGTTTATGGTCTTGGCGAGGAAAGATTCAGGCAGCGCAGAACCGAAACTCATAATACGGTAGTGGTTGATGGTATGGATTCATCTGAAGTCTGGAGTGGATTTCGGGTAGCAAGACGAGCATATCCTAGCAAGCCAGTCATCACAGAGAGTGACTGCGACATTAGTGTTGAATGTTCTCATGATGGTTACATGCGTTTGCCTGGTAAGGTGACACATACTAGACAGTGGAAACTAACGGAAGGTGACTTATTTATTAGTGACAACCTAACGGGTACATATAATCACGCAGAAGCCCATTATCACCTCCATCCTGATGTTAGAGTTGAAGAGGGAAATAAATCTAGCCAAGTTAGACTCCACTTGCCGAACGGTGCTAAATACACGATTAGCGCTGAAGGTGCTGACATTAAGGTATTTGAGACGACATGGCATCCTGAATTTGGTTTATCTGTAGCCAATAAAAAGTTGGTATTAAATTTTAAAAAGAATGAAGTGAACTTTGTTCTAAAGCGAGCGTAG
- a CDS encoding bi-domain-containing oxidoreductase, whose translation MRQVLQNISNGETSLVEVPCPKINNGSLLINSKKTLVSAGTERMLIDFGKANFIDKARQQPDKVKMVLGKIKTDGLMPTVDAVRSKLDQPLPLGYCNVGTVLDGSGTSFDVGTRVVSNGNHAEVVRVPKNLCAKIPDNVDDESAVFTVLGAIGLQGVRLINPTLGECVVVTGLGLIGLITVQLLRANGCRVLGIDFDSSKCELARKLGAETVDLSKGEDAIKAAEAFSRGRGVDGVIITASTKSSEPLSQAATMCRQRGRIVLVGVIGQEISRADFFAKELTFQVSCSYGPGRYDTEYEDKGNDYPIGFVRWTEQRNFEAVLDMMASGALDVKPLITHRYAIDDALEAYKCLDDKASLGIVLDYPNNDPAVLTARSVTLNSEIASAPSSASCAFVGAGNYASRVLMPAFKNAGAGLNTVVTSAGMSAVHHGKKQGFAKASTDYSDVLVDKAIDTVVIATQHNLHAQQTIDAIAAEKHVFVEKPLALLESEVDLIEGAFNESQTKPKVMVGYNRRFAPHVVKMKELLSSIKGPKTFIMTMNAGDIPCDHWTQDPAVGGGRIIGEACHYIDLMRHLAGCKITGFNAMCMGDAPGVAIREDKASITLSFEDGSIGTIHYFANGGKDFPKERIEVFANDAVLQLDNFRKLVGFGWKGFSKMKLSSQDKGQNDCSKAFVDSIKQGSASPISFDEIIEVARVSCQVADQLRK comes from the coding sequence ATGAGACAAGTACTACAAAATATAAGTAATGGAGAAACTAGCCTAGTAGAAGTGCCGTGTCCAAAAATTAATAACGGCAGTCTGTTAATTAATTCGAAAAAAACCCTAGTTTCGGCTGGTACGGAACGGATGCTAATAGACTTTGGTAAAGCAAATTTTATTGATAAAGCACGTCAACAGCCTGATAAAGTAAAAATGGTGTTAGGTAAGATCAAAACAGATGGTTTGATGCCAACGGTTGACGCTGTGCGCTCTAAACTAGATCAGCCTCTTCCGCTCGGTTATTGCAATGTAGGTACAGTTCTTGATGGTAGCGGTACAAGTTTTGACGTTGGTACTCGCGTAGTTTCGAATGGTAACCACGCGGAAGTAGTTCGCGTCCCTAAAAACTTGTGTGCAAAGATCCCAGACAATGTTGATGATGAATCAGCAGTGTTTACGGTTTTAGGTGCTATTGGCCTTCAAGGCGTTCGCCTTATTAACCCGACACTTGGTGAATGTGTGGTTGTCACTGGACTTGGTCTTATCGGTCTTATTACAGTGCAATTATTACGTGCTAACGGCTGTCGCGTACTAGGTATTGATTTTGATTCATCTAAATGTGAACTAGCCCGCAAACTTGGTGCAGAGACAGTAGATTTGTCTAAAGGCGAAGATGCAATTAAAGCGGCTGAAGCATTTTCCCGTGGTCGTGGTGTTGATGGCGTTATTATTACTGCTTCAACTAAAAGTAGCGAACCATTAAGCCAAGCCGCAACAATGTGCCGTCAACGTGGTCGTATTGTCCTTGTTGGTGTTATTGGACAAGAGATTTCTCGCGCCGATTTCTTTGCTAAAGAACTTACATTCCAAGTGTCTTGTTCTTATGGACCAGGTCGTTACGATACTGAGTATGAAGACAAAGGTAATGATTATCCTATTGGCTTTGTCCGTTGGACGGAACAGCGTAACTTTGAAGCTGTTCTAGATATGATGGCTTCAGGTGCGCTAGATGTCAAACCACTAATAACTCACCGATATGCGATTGATGATGCTCTTGAAGCCTATAAATGCCTAGATGACAAAGCATCTTTAGGTATTGTTCTAGATTATCCAAACAATGACCCTGCAGTCTTGACCGCTCGTTCTGTCACTCTAAACTCAGAAATTGCTTCAGCGCCATCTTCCGCGTCTTGCGCATTCGTCGGTGCTGGGAATTATGCATCACGTGTTTTGATGCCCGCTTTTAAAAATGCAGGAGCTGGATTAAATACAGTGGTGACTAGTGCTGGTATGAGTGCTGTTCATCATGGGAAAAAGCAAGGTTTTGCTAAAGCGTCAACAGATTATTCGGATGTGTTAGTTGATAAAGCTATCGATACAGTTGTTATTGCGACGCAGCATAATTTACATGCTCAACAAACTATTGATGCTATTGCTGCAGAAAAACATGTATTTGTTGAAAAGCCTTTAGCACTGCTTGAATCCGAAGTTGACCTAATCGAAGGCGCCTTTAATGAAAGCCAAACTAAACCTAAAGTCATGGTTGGCTATAATCGACGTTTTGCACCACATGTTGTCAAAATGAAAGAGCTCTTGTCTTCTATTAAAGGTCCTAAAACGTTCATCATGACAATGAACGCTGGAGATATCCCTTGTGATCACTGGACCCAGGATCCTGCAGTAGGTGGTGGACGAATTATCGGTGAAGCATGTCATTATATTGACCTAATGCGTCATTTAGCTGGGTGTAAAATTACAGGCTTTAATGCTATGTGTATGGGTGATGCGCCTGGCGTTGCTATTCGTGAAGACAAAGCTAGTATCACACTGTCATTTGAAGATGGTTCAATCGGCACTATTCATTACTTTGCTAATGGTGGTAAAGACTTCCCGAAAGAGCGTATTGAAGTGTTCGCGAATGATGCAGTTCTACAACTCGATAATTTTAGAAAATTGGTCGGTTTTGGTTGGAAAGGATTTAGTAAAATGAAATTATCGAGCCAAGACAAAGGGCAAAATGATTGTTCTAAGGCATTTGTTGATAGTATCAAACAAGGATCGGCATCACCGATTAGCTTTGATGAAATCATTGAAGTTGCGAGGGTTTCATGTCAAGTGGCAGATCAACTTAGAAAGTAA
- a CDS encoding glycosyltransferase, producing MLKIAYITEKKLDSLDVSGGTLKDSRLLTILRAIGDVSIFYNDISTPKKYSYILNASLTNDALYSEIDESNFDIVVVSAMMNSSFLLGYMKIKTAKIIYLADSVFHEDQQFISVKTSLLIKYLKRREKKLLQNEFCAYLGGDEVASLPTNLQASALQFPFSIEQNDFLFNKDGHFIVVGKYDYKPNLEMLLNINRLAPRINGEIHVYGQSIPKLLFAPNVVVKGFAPSLVDVYRGAKALLYAVDYGIGIKNKVIEAMSFGVPTIGYKEAFTNIALTHKETCVVITSEEGLVDGINNVDFSSLAKKLHQLCMREFSQEEIVKKVETELKRVIKHNGK from the coding sequence ATGTTGAAAATTGCATATATAACTGAAAAAAAATTAGATAGTCTAGACGTGTCTGGTGGGACCCTTAAAGATAGTCGCTTGCTAACGATTTTGCGAGCGATTGGGGATGTGTCTATTTTTTACAACGATATTTCAACCCCTAAAAAATATTCTTATATTCTCAATGCATCATTAACTAATGATGCGCTGTATTCTGAGATTGACGAATCGAATTTTGATATAGTTGTTGTTAGTGCAATGATGAATAGTTCATTTTTGTTAGGCTATATGAAAATCAAGACCGCGAAAATTATTTATCTTGCTGACTCTGTGTTTCATGAAGATCAACAATTTATTTCGGTAAAGACAAGCTTATTAATAAAATATCTCAAACGAAGAGAGAAAAAGTTGTTGCAAAATGAATTTTGTGCATATTTGGGAGGGGATGAAGTTGCGTCATTACCTACTAACCTACAAGCATCGGCTTTACAGTTTCCATTTTCAATAGAGCAAAATGATTTCTTGTTTAACAAGGATGGGCACTTTATTGTTGTCGGTAAGTATGATTATAAACCAAATTTAGAAATGCTTTTGAATATAAACCGCTTAGCGCCAAGAATAAATGGTGAAATTCATGTTTATGGGCAGAGTATTCCAAAACTTCTCTTTGCTCCTAACGTTGTCGTAAAGGGTTTTGCGCCGTCTTTAGTTGATGTATATCGTGGTGCTAAAGCTTTACTTTATGCTGTTGATTATGGAATTGGTATTAAAAATAAGGTTATCGAAGCAATGTCTTTTGGTGTGCCTACGATTGGTTATAAAGAAGCTTTTACAAATATAGCGTTAACTCACAAGGAAACATGTGTTGTGATTACTTCAGAAGAAGGGCTCGTTGATGGAATAAATAATGTTGATTTTTCTTCTTTAGCTAAAAAGTTACATCAATTATGCATGCGTGAGTTTTCCCAAGAGGAAATTGTAAAAAAAGTAGAAACTGAACTTAAGCGAGTAATTAAACATAATGGAAAGTAA
- a CDS encoding N-acetyl sugar amidotransferase, which translates to MNDVTCCTNCVMDTTDSKIIFDEKGVCDHCNIYFEEILPKWNPEGLDDEKLLKLADKIKQEGSGQDFDCLMGMSGGVDSSYLLYLAVEKMGLRPLVFHVDAGWNSQEAVNNIQRMVDGLGLDLYTEVINWEEMKDLQLSFFKSGVSHIDTPQDHAFFATMYKFASKHGIKNILTGGNYSTECTRNPLEWMYYQSDARQLKDIHNRFGQRQLKTYPVTNILWHKIYLPYIKGIKLTRPLDYMRYDKEEATKLLEEKFGYQRYPQKHFESRFTRFYEGYWLPQKFGFDTRKVQFSSLILTGQMTRECALEGLKSPAMTDEQIRQEFEYIANKLGVSVKELQSYFDAPNKTYKDYKSMQGIYDIGAKVLKGLGIEKGGKR; encoded by the coding sequence ATGAATGATGTAACATGCTGCACTAATTGTGTGATGGATACCACTGATAGCAAAATTATTTTTGATGAAAAAGGTGTTTGTGACCACTGTAATATCTATTTTGAAGAGATCTTACCAAAGTGGAACCCTGAAGGGTTAGATGACGAAAAATTATTAAAGCTAGCTGATAAAATTAAACAAGAAGGTAGTGGGCAGGATTTTGATTGTTTAATGGGAATGAGTGGTGGGGTTGACAGTTCCTACCTTCTATATTTAGCTGTAGAAAAAATGGGCCTTCGTCCTCTAGTTTTTCACGTTGATGCTGGTTGGAATTCTCAAGAAGCTGTAAACAATATTCAACGAATGGTAGACGGCTTAGGTTTAGACCTTTATACCGAAGTTATTAACTGGGAAGAAATGAAGGATTTACAACTTTCATTTTTTAAATCCGGAGTATCACATATAGACACTCCTCAAGATCATGCCTTTTTCGCGACAATGTATAAATTTGCGTCAAAGCATGGGATTAAAAATATTCTTACTGGTGGTAACTATTCAACGGAATGTACAAGAAATCCACTTGAGTGGATGTATTACCAATCCGATGCTAGGCAACTGAAGGATATACATAATAGGTTTGGTCAGAGACAACTCAAAACATACCCGGTAACCAATATTCTATGGCATAAGATATACTTACCCTACATAAAAGGTATTAAGCTGACTAGGCCTCTAGATTATATGAGATATGATAAAGAAGAGGCCACTAAATTATTAGAAGAGAAATTTGGCTATCAGCGCTATCCTCAAAAACATTTTGAATCACGTTTTACTCGTTTTTACGAGGGCTATTGGCTTCCACAAAAATTTGGTTTTGATACTCGAAAAGTCCAATTTTCAAGCTTAATTTTGACAGGGCAAATGACGAGAGAATGTGCTTTGGAGGGGCTTAAAAGTCCAGCGATGACTGATGAGCAAATACGTCAAGAATTTGAATATATAGCTAATAAATTAGGTGTTTCAGTAAAAGAGTTACAGAGTTACTTCGACGCACCAAATAAGACTTACAAAGACTATAAATCAATGCAGGGTATTTATGATATTGGAGCCAAGGTGCTTAAAGGGTTGGGGATTGAAAAAGGTGGTAAACGTTGA
- a CDS encoding ISAs1 family transposase, translated as MSNQHPFMHFDVIPDYRQQGKVEHKLTDIILLTICAVLSGQDDWKAISLYGEAKLDFLKRFGDFRHGVPSTSTIARAMGMINATRLQKCFIEWMKDCCELTEGEVIAIDGKTVRGSYDDSRGLGAIHMVNAFATENGVSLGQHKVYEKSNEITAIPELLDLLDISGCLVTIDAMGCQKKIAQKILNKNADYLLAVKGNQGRLEQAFDNYFDMSMLQKHDGDSYSTQEKSRGRQETRLALTNTDLSVLGDLEFDWPELKTMGIVVSVRQEEAVAKESEITVRYYISSKHLNAKELLNATRSHWLVESMHWSLDTSFGEDACRKRAEESAENFARIRQMCLNMLKSETTLKASIKHKRAMCAMDSEYLLKVLASLY; from the coding sequence ATGAGTAACCAGCACCCATTTATGCATTTCGATGTCATTCCAGATTACCGACAACAGGGCAAAGTCGAACACAAGTTAACTGATATCATCCTGTTAACAATTTGTGCTGTGCTTTCCGGCCAAGATGATTGGAAAGCAATTAGTCTGTACGGTGAAGCTAAGTTGGATTTCTTGAAGCGATTTGGTGATTTTAGACATGGCGTTCCTTCTACTTCGACGATAGCCCGAGCAATGGGAATGATTAACGCGACTCGTCTACAAAAGTGCTTTATTGAATGGATGAAGGATTGCTGTGAGCTTACTGAAGGTGAAGTCATTGCCATTGATGGTAAGACTGTCAGGGGCTCTTATGATGACTCTCGTGGCCTTGGTGCGATTCATATGGTGAATGCTTTTGCGACTGAAAATGGCGTTAGCCTCGGACAACATAAAGTTTACGAGAAATCTAATGAGATCACTGCCATCCCAGAGTTGCTCGACCTGCTTGATATATCAGGTTGTTTGGTCACTATTGATGCAATGGGGTGTCAAAAGAAAATTGCTCAAAAAATACTAAACAAAAACGCTGATTACCTGTTGGCAGTGAAAGGAAATCAAGGTCGTTTAGAGCAAGCATTCGATAATTATTTCGATATGAGCATGTTACAAAAACACGATGGTGATTCTTATAGCACACAGGAAAAATCACGTGGCAGACAAGAAACTAGGTTGGCATTAACCAACACAGATTTAAGCGTTTTAGGTGATTTAGAGTTTGATTGGCCCGAGCTAAAAACGATGGGTATCGTTGTTTCTGTGAGGCAAGAAGAAGCCGTGGCGAAAGAGTCAGAAATCACGGTGAGATACTACATTAGCTCGAAGCATTTAAATGCTAAAGAATTGTTAAATGCAACGCGTTCACATTGGTTAGTCGAGTCGATGCATTGGTCCCTCGATACGTCATTTGGTGAAGATGCTTGCCGAAAACGAGCGGAAGAAAGTGCAGAGAACTTTGCAAGGATCAGACAGATGTGTTTAAACATGCTGAAGAGTGAAACGACTTTGAAAGCGAGCATTAAACACAAAAGAGCGATGTGTGCGATGGATTCTGAGTACCTTTTAAAGGTTCTGGCGAGCCTTTATTGA
- a CDS encoding glycosyltransferase family 4 protein produces MHILFLTDNFPPEGNAPATRTYEHAIRWVKAGHKVTVITCAPNFPEGKVFDGFKNRWYQTHVLDGINVVRVKTFITANEGFVKRILDYMSFMATGFIAGLFQKKPDVIVATSPQFFCACAGWALSAVRRKPFVFELRDIWPASITAVGAMEDSKAIRLLEKIEMFLYRRADAIVSVTHAFKKELIERGVDGSKVEVVLNGVDLSKYEPQDKDTELAKQYGLEGKFVAGYIGTHGMAHGLEHLVSVAERLEHDDIRIVFAGGGAARQKVVDLVQQKGLENVVLIDRQPKEMMPRLWSLCDVSLVPLINSDLFRTVIPSKIFECMGMGIPTIMSVPEGEATTIIRETGSGLVVESENVEQIANSILKLSQDDELYQMIQSKSVEAAPKYSRELMAQRLLDIFKNYQN; encoded by the coding sequence ATGCATATTCTTTTTCTTACTGATAACTTTCCGCCAGAAGGCAATGCGCCAGCAACCAGAACTTATGAACATGCTATCCGCTGGGTGAAAGCGGGTCACAAAGTAACGGTGATTACATGCGCACCAAACTTTCCTGAAGGTAAGGTATTCGATGGGTTTAAAAACCGCTGGTATCAAACTCATGTTCTTGATGGCATAAATGTTGTTCGTGTAAAAACGTTCATCACTGCAAATGAAGGTTTTGTAAAACGTATTCTGGATTACATGTCATTCATGGCAACGGGCTTTATCGCAGGGCTGTTTCAGAAAAAACCGGATGTCATCGTAGCGACTTCACCTCAGTTCTTCTGTGCTTGCGCCGGTTGGGCGTTGTCAGCCGTTCGTAGAAAACCGTTTGTGTTTGAGCTACGCGATATATGGCCTGCGTCTATTACAGCGGTTGGTGCGATGGAAGACAGTAAAGCAATTCGCCTACTCGAAAAAATAGAGATGTTTCTTTATAGGCGAGCGGACGCAATTGTGTCAGTGACTCACGCATTCAAAAAGGAGCTCATCGAGCGTGGAGTTGATGGAAGCAAGGTTGAAGTCGTTCTTAATGGTGTCGATTTATCTAAATATGAACCACAGGACAAAGATACTGAGCTTGCAAAACAGTATGGGTTAGAAGGTAAGTTTGTCGCCGGTTACATTGGTACTCACGGCATGGCCCATGGACTCGAGCATTTAGTATCTGTAGCAGAGAGGTTGGAACATGATGATATCCGCATTGTTTTTGCTGGGGGCGGAGCAGCTAGACAAAAAGTCGTTGACCTAGTCCAGCAAAAAGGCCTTGAGAATGTAGTGCTTATTGATCGACAGCCAAAAGAGATGATGCCAAGACTTTGGTCTCTATGTGATGTTTCACTCGTGCCATTAATAAATAGCGATTTGTTTAGGACAGTTATCCCTTCAAAGATCTTCGAGTGTATGGGGATGGGTATTCCCACAATAATGAGCGTCCCAGAGGGGGAGGCTACCACTATCATCAGAGAAACTGGTTCGGGATTAGTTGTTGAAAGTGAAAATGTAGAACAGATCGCTAACTCCATATTGAAGTTGAGCCAAGATGATGAGCTTTACCAAATGATACAGTCTAAAAGTGTAGAAGCAGCACCAAAATATAGCAGAGAATTGATGGCACAAAGATTATTAGATATTTTTAAAAATTACCAAAATTAA
- a CDS encoding glycosyltransferase family protein, with protein sequence MESKKIIILGGARDYHVVDWYKAIKGIAPDREIILVTDTYESEGLKNVADDEVVTESLFVIDRLLFVKQSKLSNIWRNLLKLSLLPLQSYKLRKFHKKHDGNVIYHAMPMYYMMLCWFSGYSFIGTPQGSEILVRPNRSMLYKFMAKLILRSASTVTVDSESMRKGIQKISQADAKVIQNGIDLDLIDSYNKVQKNTKRDKVVSLRAMTSLYNISTILKQRNQVESSSVLQFIYPFFDDAYLNNVKTLLQEGDQMIGRLDKPAMYQLLSESFAIISIPSSDSSPRSVYEAIFLGCAVITVYNQWLDVLPVCMKSRVVVIDPESENWFDNAIKNAQEITQKSYLPSDEAINMFDENVSLRRVVDELY encoded by the coding sequence ATGGAAAGTAAGAAAATTATAATTTTAGGGGGAGCTCGGGATTACCATGTTGTTGATTGGTATAAAGCGATAAAAGGAATTGCACCTGACCGAGAAATTATATTGGTAACTGATACTTATGAGAGTGAAGGGCTGAAAAATGTCGCGGATGATGAGGTCGTCACCGAAAGTTTATTTGTCATAGATCGTCTCCTCTTTGTTAAGCAATCTAAATTATCTAATATTTGGAGGAATTTATTAAAACTATCACTATTACCACTTCAATCATACAAGCTAAGAAAATTTCATAAAAAGCATGATGGCAATGTCATTTATCATGCTATGCCGATGTATTATATGATGCTGTGTTGGTTTTCTGGTTATAGTTTTATTGGTACACCTCAAGGTAGTGAAATTTTAGTTCGGCCTAATCGATCAATGTTATATAAATTTATGGCTAAGCTGATTCTAAGGTCTGCCTCGACTGTGACTGTTGATTCGGAAAGTATGAGGAAAGGGATCCAAAAGATAAGCCAAGCGGATGCAAAGGTTATTCAAAATGGAATCGATTTAGATTTAATCGATTCGTATAACAAAGTACAAAAGAACACGAAGAGAGATAAAGTTGTTTCTTTAAGAGCCATGACTTCACTTTATAATATATCTACGATTTTGAAGCAGCGCAACCAAGTCGAGAGTAGCTCGGTATTGCAGTTTATTTATCCATTTTTTGATGATGCTTATCTTAATAATGTAAAGACTCTTTTACAAGAGGGTGACCAAATGATTGGTCGTTTAGATAAGCCTGCTATGTATCAGTTACTTTCTGAATCATTTGCCATTATTTCTATACCTTCAAGTGATTCCTCACCTCGCAGTGTATATGAAGCAATATTTTTAGGTTGTGCAGTCATAACCGTATATAATCAATGGTTGGATGTGTTACCTGTTTGTATGAAAAGTAGGGTTGTAGTTATTGATCCTGAATCAGAAAACTGGTTCGATAACGCTATTAAAAATGCGCAAGAGATAACGCAAAAAAGTTACTTACCTTCGGATGAAGCAATTAATATGTTTGATGAAAATGTTAGTCTTAGGCGTGTTGTTGATGAATTATATTAA